Genomic segment of Candidatus Aegiribacteria sp.:
TCCGGATCTGTAAGGGCAATGCCAAGAAGATAGGTTCCAGGTTCTCTGATATCCAGGTCTATTCTGATGCTGGATTCGAGCGAACCGGTGAAACTCAGCAGGGGCTGGTTCATTTCAAGATTATTCGTTCCGATTACTGTTTCACCGTCTGTTCTATGAATGGAAAAACCGAAAACCACATTATCTACCCTCGAGGGAATACGGCTCTTTATGACCGTATCTACAATAATCCCTTCCCCTTTTCTGAATGTTCTGGTTGGAATACCATCCGAGTTTCTCAGTTTGACCGAATCGAACCAGATTTCCCTGCTGCCCCATTCTTTCTGAGTCGCGGTTGTGGATACATCGTTCATTCTCGCCGATACATTCTGCAGGTACCCTGACAGAACGTCCTCCGCGTCGGAATCCATCTTAATCCTGCCTTCATTCAGCCAGATGGCTCTGTTGCACAGCTTTGACACGGCTTCAAGGTCATGTGAAACGAAAATTATCGTCTTTCCTCTTTTCCTGAAATCCCATATTCGCTGGTGGCATTTCTGCTGGAACTCCGCGTCACCCACAGCAAGTACTTCATCAATCAGCAGTATATCCGGATCTACAGCCGTCGCAAGGCTGAAACCCAGCCTCATGAACATACCGTTGGAATAGTATTTCACGGGAGTATCCATGAATCGGGAAAGCTGGGCGAAATCCGCAATTTCGGGAACGAGCAGCTTCATATCGTTCCTGCACAGACCAAGCATGGCGCCATTAAGCATCAGGTTTTCTTCGCCTGTAAGATCGGGGTGAAAGCCAACCCCAAGATCCAGAAGGGACGCAATCCTTCCGTATGATACCGCGGTTCCCGATGTAGGCCGGTATATTCCTGCCAGTATTTTGAGAGTGGTTGATTTCCCCGCGCCGTTCGATCCGATTATCGCCACTGATTCGCCCTGATCAATATTGATACTGACATCTTCAAGCGCTCTGAAGTTTTCCGTCCTTGTTTTTCTATTGAACAGATTCAGCATTGTTTCCCGCAGTGATACAGCCCTGTCATGGTAAAGCCTGTAATCCAGCGTAACTTCATTCATGCGGATAAAGCCGGTATCCAAATTACAACTCCTTTACAACCACTGGCTCGGCTTTTCTGAAGACTGCGATGCCAATAAACAGCAGCACGAAGGACCAGGAGCCCAGGGATATCCAGCACCATAATGGCGGCCATGTACCCGCATAAAAAATCGAATGCATTATCTCCATGAAACCTGAAACGGGATTGAATTTAAGAATAGCCACCAGCTTCTGAGACTGAATTATATCAACACCAATTGAATCCAGTGGATAAATAATCGGGGACGCGTAGAACCAGGCAAGAAGCAGAACTTCTATGAACTGTTTGACGTCTCTGTAGAAAACATTTCCGATGGAAACCAGCATTCCGATTCCCACTGTCATCATCGTCAGAAGGATTAAAGCCGGAAGTATTAAAACAATAGAAATCCCCGGATAGTGCCCGAATATGATGAGAACAACTTCCAGTACAACAAGTGCAAGGAGCAGGTGAACAAGGTTGGCCGCTACCTCGGCCGCCGGAAGAGCCATCCTGGGAAAGTATATGCTCCTTATCAGCCTGTGGTTATCCAGAAGGCTCGATGTGGTTGCGGAAAGAGATGAGGAGAAGAAATTCCATGGCAGCAGTCCTGTCAGCAGGAAAAGTGAGAAGTGTTGTATCGCCCCGCCGAACCGCAGTATCCGTGTAAATACAAAATAGTATACAACCATGCTGAACAGGGGTTTCAGAAGAAACCAGGCAAAACCAAGTACAGACCTCTTGTAGCGTACTTTCAGATCCTTGGCCACCAGGCTTTCCATCAAAAGGACCAGTCTTGCTATACCCCATTTATCAGCCATCTTTCCCACCGCGAAAACTGAATTTGTCTTCTTCCCCCCTCAGTAATCGTACAATATTCGATTTATGTCTTACAATAATAAGAACGGCAACAAGACATATAATTATCTGGATGGAAGGCTCACCGGGCTCCAGAATGAAAACCGCAGGTATCATCGCCACTGCCGCCGATATTGAGCCGAGAGATACGTATCTTGCGGTTGAAAGAACAAGGATAAACACGGCAAAACCAACTGCGACTGTCAGAGGTGATAAAATCAGCAGAACACCAAGAGTTGTAGCGACACCTTTACCTCCGCGAAATCCAAGCCAGGGGCTGAAAACATGCCCTATAACAGCGAAGACGGAGGAGGCGGCCAGAACCCATTGCCCGGCTGGAAGCGTGAAACCCGTAATTCCATACTTCGCGGCAAGAACGGGCAGTGCTCCCTTTAGAGCATCCAGAAACAACCCGGCAAAGCCTACTCGTCTGCCGCATACCCGAAACAGGTTCGTAGCGCCTGTGTTACCGGAACCCTCTTTCCTTATATCAACGCCCCGGAGTTTACCCAGAAGCCATGACCAGGGTACGGAACCGGAAAAAAAAGCGAACAGAATGTAGAAAATACCTGGCCAGAGGATCATATCAATGCTTCCTCTTTCTGTAGATAACTTTCAGGGGAACCCCTTTCATTCCAAGACAATCCCTAAGGTTATTCTCAATATAGCGCCGGTAATTCTCCGGAATATCCTCGGGACGATTTGAGAATATCAGGATCTTCGGAGGTTTCTGCCCTACCTGGGTGGCATAGAATAGCTTGACCAGTTTCCCTCTTGGTGATGGAGGCTGAACATCTTCTACTGCCTTCTGTATTCTTCTGTTCACCTCGGGGGTTGAGAATTCCGATTCCCGCATTTCCCCGACCTTGACAACTGTTGGGAGTATTCTGTCCGCACCTTCCCCGGTCAGAGCGGAAAAGAAAAGAATCGGGATGTTCTTCGCCTGGTTGAAACGTTGAATGATGCTGTCTATCCAGAGTTCCCTGTTTATCCCCAGGTCGATCTTGTTAACACCTATTACAACACCCTTGCCCATATCCCAGGCTTTTGCCGCAATGCGAATGTCCTGCTGAACAGGATACTCCGTCCCATCCATCAGAACCAGAACCACATCCCCGCGGGAGATGGATTTCCAGGCTCTCACTGTGCTGTAGAACTCCACATCATCCATTTTGCGTGATTTTCTTCGCAGTCCTGCCGTATCAACAATCTTTATCTCATTATCATGCCATGTAACCATGGTGTCTATAGAATCCCTGGTGGTTCCCGGAACGTCTGTTACGATATTCCTTTCTTCCCGGCATAACCTGTTGACTATCGAGCTTTTTCCGACATTCGGCCTTCCAACCACTGCCATAGAAAGTCCCGTGTACTCGCTTTTTACAACGGCAGGAAGAACGGCGATCACAGCATCAAGCAGATCACCCGACCCGTGGCCATGCAGCCCGCTTACCGGCCATGGATCTCCCAGACCCAGTCTGTAGAATTCCGGCACAAGATCCATTCTCTGATTGTTATCGATTTTATTCACGGCAAGAAATGATGGCAGACCCGTTTTCCGCACAAGTTCCGCAGCCTCAATATCGAAAGGATGAATCCCTGATACCGCGTCAACCACAAGAATTACGGCATCAGCTTCCAGAAGAGCAAGGTTTATCTGACGTTCAATACTCTCCTGAAAAGCATCTTCACTGCCTGGCTCCAGCCCGCCGGTGTCAATGACAAGAAAGTCGTAGCCTGACCAGTTTGCCCAGGTTATCTTCCTGTCTCTCGTAACCCCGGGCTGATCGTCAACTATCGCTATGCGTCCTCCCGCGATGCGGTTGAACAATGTTGATTTTCCCACATTTACTCTGCCCACTATAGCGACAGTCGGTAAACTGGACATGCTTTCACCCCATTTCGTAGATTACAGACGAACAACAATTATACATTTTGCGGGTTTGATAAGGGAGTCCGTAATATACCATAACCTGGAGAGAAATATGTTTTTGCATTGTGTTTACTCAATAATGATATTCGCATCGATAACCGATTCAACCGAAATTGTACCGGCATTCAGGGATTCGATCCTTGCGGGAAACGTGTCAGCTGCCGTTGATATGATTTCCATAGAAGCTCTCCTTGATGTAGATTCCGTTCTTACGCAGAATCCTGATCAGATTTCCAATGTGCTTTCTTATTTCGGCCTTCAGATGGAAATCCGGGAGATGCAGGGAATGGATGGAAAGCAGTTGCTTCTTGAGATACTATCAAGTCCAAACGTTTTCGGTGCCATTGTTCTTTTTGGTATTTCACCCGAAGAACCAGTGAAATCCGCAGAAAGAACGTTTGTTCCTGTTGGTTACGGGTTGTTCGGAGAAAGGGACACGATATACCTTGAAATAGTATCCGAGAGCGGACACTGGAAAATAGACGATTTCTTTGAAACCGTTCCCTGAATTCATCCACTCCCCCGAGGTATCTGAACATGTTAGATTAGATTTTGAAGGTATACAGTCTTTGTTACGTACGAAACGTACTGAAACAGTCCTCTATATCACGGAGACGGAATGCTCTTTAAAAACGGAAACGTAGAAGCTGTCCAGATGAAATCCCTGTTAAGAATCAACAGGGCTATAAGCCGTGTCAGAGACCTGCACTCCCTTGTTACTCTTCTCGCGTCGGAAACCAGCAAGGTTCTTGATGTTGAGAGATCTACCGTGTTCCTTTACAGCAGAAAAACCGATGAACTCTGGTCTTACATCGCAGAGGGCGAAGCGGAAGAAATACGTT
This window contains:
- the plsY gene encoding glycerol-3-phosphate 1-O-acyltransferase PlsY, with protein sequence MILWPGIFYILFAFFSGSVPWSWLLGKLRGVDIRKEGSGNTGATNLFRVCGRRVGFAGLFLDALKGALPVLAAKYGITGFTLPAGQWVLAASSVFAVIGHVFSPWLGFRGGKGVATTLGVLLILSPLTVAVGFAVFILVLSTARYVSLGSISAAVAMIPAVFILEPGEPSIQIIICLVAVLIIVRHKSNIVRLLRGEEDKFSFRGGKDG
- the der gene encoding ribosome biogenesis GTPase Der; this translates as MSSLPTVAIVGRVNVGKSTLFNRIAGGRIAIVDDQPGVTRDRKITWANWSGYDFLVIDTGGLEPGSEDAFQESIERQINLALLEADAVILVVDAVSGIHPFDIEAAELVRKTGLPSFLAVNKIDNNQRMDLVPEFYRLGLGDPWPVSGLHGHGSGDLLDAVIAVLPAVVKSEYTGLSMAVVGRPNVGKSSIVNRLCREERNIVTDVPGTTRDSIDTMVTWHDNEIKIVDTAGLRRKSRKMDDVEFYSTVRAWKSISRGDVVLVLMDGTEYPVQQDIRIAAKAWDMGKGVVIGVNKIDLGINRELWIDSIIQRFNQAKNIPILFFSALTGEGADRILPTVVKVGEMRESEFSTPEVNRRIQKAVEDVQPPSPRGKLVKLFYATQVGQKPPKILIFSNRPEDIPENYRRYIENNLRDCLGMKGVPLKVIYRKRKH
- a CDS encoding ABC transporter ATP-binding protein is translated as MDTGFIRMNEVTLDYRLYHDRAVSLRETMLNLFNRKTRTENFRALEDVSINIDQGESVAIIGSNGAGKSTTLKILAGIYRPTSGTAVSYGRIASLLDLGVGFHPDLTGEENLMLNGAMLGLCRNDMKLLVPEIADFAQLSRFMDTPVKYYSNGMFMRLGFSLATAVDPDILLIDEVLAVGDAEFQQKCHQRIWDFRKRGKTIIFVSHDLEAVSKLCNRAIWLNEGRIKMDSDAEDVLSGYLQNVSARMNDVSTTATQKEWGSREIWFDSVKLRNSDGIPTRTFRKGEGIIVDTVIKSRIPSRVDNVVFGFSIHRTDGETVIGTNNLEMNQPLLSFTGSLESSIRIDLDIREPGTYLLGIALTDPEAGKDYHWQEFFYPITLIEERKNPPLRLSQAIWKHE
- a CDS encoding ABC transporter permease, which translates into the protein MADKWGIARLVLLMESLVAKDLKVRYKRSVLGFAWFLLKPLFSMVVYYFVFTRILRFGGAIQHFSLFLLTGLLPWNFFSSSLSATTSSLLDNHRLIRSIYFPRMALPAAEVAANLVHLLLALVVLEVVLIIFGHYPGISIVLILPALILLTMMTVGIGMLVSIGNVFYRDVKQFIEVLLLAWFYASPIIYPLDSIGVDIIQSQKLVAILKFNPVSGFMEIMHSIFYAGTWPPLWCWISLGSWSFVLLFIGIAVFRKAEPVVVKEL